One part of the Arabidopsis thaliana chromosome 1 sequence genome encodes these proteins:
- the UGE1 gene encoding UDP-D-glucose/UDP-D-galactose 4-epimerase 1 (UDP-D-glucose/UDP-D-galactose 4-epimerase 1 (UGE1); FUNCTIONS IN: UDP-glucose 4-epimerase activity, protein dimerization activity; INVOLVED IN: response to stress, galactose biosynthetic process; LOCATED IN: cytosol, plasma membrane; EXPRESSED IN: 32 plant structures; EXPRESSED DURING: 16 growth stages; CONTAINS InterPro DOMAIN/s: NAD-dependent epimerase/dehydratase (InterPro:IPR001509), NAD(P)-binding domain (InterPro:IPR016040), UDP-glucose 4-epimerase (InterPro:IPR005886), Nucleotide sugar epimerase (InterPro:IPR008089); BEST Arabidopsis thaliana protein match is: UDP-D-glucose/UDP-D-galactose 4-epimerase 3 (TAIR:AT1G63180.1); Has 42430 Blast hits to 42420 proteins in 2995 species: Archae - 799; Bacteria - 25009; Metazoa - 650; Fungi - 500; Plants - 1081; Viruses - 38; Other Eukaryotes - 14353 (source: NCBI BLink).) has product MGSSVEQNILVTGGAGFIGTHTVVQLLKDGFKVSIIDNFDNSVIEAVDRVRELVGPDLSKKLDFNLGDLRNKGDIEKLFSKQRFDAVIHFAGLKAVGESVENPRRYFDNNLVGTINLYETMAKYNCKMMVFSSSATVYGQPEKIPCMEDFELKAMNPYGRTKLFLEEIARDIQKAEPEWRIILLRYFNPVGAHESGSIGEDPKGIPNNLMPYIQQVAVGRLPELNVYGHDYPTEDGSAVRDYIHVMDLADGHIAALRKLFADPKIGCTAYNLGTGQGTSVLEMVAAFEKASGKKIPIKLCPRRSGDATAVYASTEKAEKELGWKAKYGVDEMCRDQWKWANNNPWGYQNKL; this is encoded by the exons atgGGTTCTTCTGTGGAGCAGAACATTCTTGTTACTGGTGGTGCTGGCTTTATCGGGACGCATACTGTTGTTCAACTTCTCAAAGATGGTTTTAAGGTTTCGATCATCGATAATTTTGATAACTCTGTTATCGAAGCTGTTGATAGAGTTAGGGAGCTTGTTGGTCCTGATCTCTCCAAGAAGCTCGACTTCAATCTG GGTGATCTAAGAAACAAAGGGGACATTGAGAAACTATTCTCCAAGCAGAG ATTTGATGCTGTGATTCATTTTGCGGGTCTTAAAGCTGTGGGTGAGAGTGTTGAAAACCCTCGCCGCTACTTTGACAATAACTTGGTTGGAACAATCAATCTATATGAGACCATGGCAAAGTACAACTGCAAAATG ATGGTGTTTTCATCTTCTGCCACTGTTTATGGACAACCTGAAAAGATTCCATGCATGGAAGACTTTGAATTAAAGGCTATGAATCCTTATGGTCGTACTAAG CTCTTTCTTGAAGAAATAGCTAGAGATATTCAAAAGGCAGAACCGGAATGGAGAATTATTCTGCTGAGGTACTTCAATCCTGTAGGAGCACATGAGAGTGGCAGTATTGGTGAGGATCCAAAAGGCATCCCCAATAACCTCATGCCTTACATCCAACAAGTGGCCGTTGGACGTTTACCGGAACTCAATGTCTATGGACATGACTATCCCACCGAGGATGGTAGTGCGGTAAGAGACTACATCCATGTGATGGATTTAGCAGATGGCCATATCGCTGCGCTCAGGAAGCTATTTGCTGATCCAAAGATTG GTTGTACTGCTTACAATCTAGGGACTGGTCAAGGAACGTCTGTGTTAGAAATGGTTGCAGCTTTTGAAAAAGCTTCCGGCAAG AAAATCCCGATTAAGCTCTGTCCGAGAAGGTCAGGAGATGCAACAGCAGTTTATGCTTCAACAGAGAAGGCTGAGAAAGAACTTGGCTGGAA GGCAAAATATGGAGTGGATGAGATGTGCAGAGATCAGTGGAAATGGGCAAACAATAATCCATGGGGTTACCAGAATAAGCTTTGA
- a CDS encoding DNA ligase-like protein (CONTAINS InterPro DOMAIN/s: RuvA domain 2-like (InterPro:IPR010994); Has 29 Blast hits to 29 proteins in 9 species: Archae - 0; Bacteria - 2; Metazoa - 0; Fungi - 0; Plants - 27; Viruses - 0; Other Eukaryotes - 0 (source: NCBI BLink).), whose amino-acid sequence MATAGSSYSVSTDHQVSSPLVNLGNVAGVCIMSNAWKVEQEPSLINFISAFLSANSFRLNFVSIPPDLIFNCGGVSIAFVFVTKWDFSNVASIFSRVKRLKGQFAQLYVVATLSTKEQSDSFMRSYFQYEMEFGKPAFVQVTDAEMGFEKIVKIAHSRGVCKQQKVASKLKVERKRTVQDTNIFIRFVTSIPNINKHDANTLYQAIGSIEAIAKASKEDILANTDLSSKKADTLTRFFQDPEFYLSPKFN is encoded by the exons ATGGCGACGGCGGGATCAAGCTACAGTGTCTCAACAGATCATCAAGTTTCGTCACCTCTCGTGAATCTAG GAAATGTTGCTGGTGTTTGTATAATGAGCAATGCATGGAAAGTTGAACAAGAACCTTCACTGATCAATTTCATATCTGCGTTTCTTAGCGCAAACTCTTTCCGCCTTAACTTTGTCTCTATCCCCCCT GATCTCATCTTCAATTGTGGAGGTGTTTctattgcttttgtttttgtgactAAATGGGATTTTTCCAATGTTGCTTCCATCTTCAGCAG AGTAAAGAGGCTGAAAGGGCAATTTGCGCAACTTTATGTTGTTGCTACACTTTCAACTAAAGAGCAGAGTGATTCTTTTATGCGATCTTACTTCCA ATATGAGATGGAGTTTGGGAAACCTGCGTTTGTACAAGTCACTGATGCTGAGATGGGATTTGAGAAGATTGTTAAGATTGCTCACTCTCGTGGAG TGTGCAAGCAACAGAAGGTGGCCTCTAAGCTCAAGGTTGAG AGAAAGCGAACTGTGCAGGATACAAACATCTTCATCAGATTTGTCACATCCATACCCAATATTAACAAACATGATGCGAACACG CTGTACCAGGCTATTGGTTCAATTGAAGCAATCGCTAAAGCATCCAAAGAAGACATTTTAGCAAACACAGATCTCTCTTCTAAAAAGGCTGATACACTCACCAGGTTTTTCCAAGATCCTGAGTTCTACCTCAGTCCCAAATTCAACTGA